Proteins found in one Pontibacter sp. SGAir0037 genomic segment:
- a CDS encoding PKD domain-containing protein yields MKLINKFSNFYMHLAILLMLASFAACTPDDNEFTLGPTPTSEMVQFSTTPSTGNPNIIEFKNETPGTIKAIWDFGNGSTGEGNQVSNPYPVQGNYTVKLTVFTKDGYTSNTKTVSIASTDVTMLNREDYNFLTGGASNTTGKTWVIDKDFVGHMGVGPIASATPDWWQAPANDKAGQGLYNDEMTFNLNGFAYTYDNKGDTFVNGGNAAGLGGTNQTDDYTLNHTPPANMVWSMVEEGGKKYLVISQRGFIAYYTGSSRYEVLKLTENELYLKTTDAANAANGWWLRLIPKGYTRPVEPKPYKIVDIQDNFDTEGTVVWKKDALTLNESYDNPAPFPINNSAKVAMYAKQEGQAYAFANMFADFDHKLDITNRNIFKIKVFIPGYNDFTTENGESWAIKTLLRQVSIKLQDGSAPEPWVNQVEVKQAVNVLDKWVELTFDFSPYAERKDLDRVVIQVGGEGNYIPGVFFLDDFRLEK; encoded by the coding sequence ATGAAACTGATAAATAAATTTTCTAATTTTTACATGCACCTGGCAATCCTGCTGATGCTAGCATCCTTTGCAGCGTGTACACCCGATGACAACGAGTTCACACTTGGCCCAACGCCAACTTCGGAAATGGTGCAGTTTTCCACAACACCAAGTACTGGCAATCCAAACATCATCGAGTTTAAAAATGAAACTCCTGGTACTATTAAGGCGATCTGGGACTTTGGTAATGGATCAACCGGTGAAGGGAATCAGGTAAGTAACCCTTATCCAGTACAAGGTAATTATACAGTAAAACTTACAGTATTTACCAAAGATGGCTATACCTCCAACACAAAAACGGTAAGTATTGCCAGTACAGATGTAACTATGCTAAACCGGGAAGACTATAATTTTCTGACAGGTGGTGCAAGCAACACTACTGGAAAAACCTGGGTAATCGACAAAGATTTTGTTGGCCATATGGGTGTAGGACCTATTGCTTCTGCCACACCAGATTGGTGGCAGGCTCCTGCTAACGACAAAGCAGGGCAAGGCTTATACAACGATGAAATGACCTTCAACCTAAACGGCTTTGCCTACACGTATGACAACAAAGGTGATACTTTTGTGAACGGTGGTAATGCAGCAGGCTTAGGAGGTACTAACCAGACAGATGATTATACCTTAAACCATACACCTCCTGCTAATATGGTCTGGAGTATGGTAGAAGAAGGAGGGAAAAAATACCTTGTAATTTCTCAAAGAGGATTTATTGCTTACTATACAGGATCATCTCGCTATGAGGTTCTAAAGCTAACAGAGAACGAATTGTACCTGAAAACCACAGATGCTGCCAATGCAGCCAATGGTTGGTGGCTGCGCCTTATACCGAAAGGCTACACAAGGCCAGTTGAGCCAAAACCTTACAAAATCGTAGACATTCAGGATAACTTTGATACAGAAGGTACTGTAGTTTGGAAGAAAGACGCGCTTACATTAAATGAGTCTTACGACAACCCTGCTCCATTCCCTATCAATAATTCGGCTAAGGTGGCCATGTATGCGAAGCAGGAAGGACAGGCTTATGCATTTGCTAACATGTTTGCTGATTTCGACCACAAGCTTGACATCACAAATCGTAACATCTTTAAAATCAAAGTTTTTATACCAGGCTATAATGATTTCACAACAGAAAACGGTGAATCCTGGGCTATCAAAACACTGCTGCGCCAGGTGTCTATCAAACTACAGGATGGCTCAGCTCCTGAACCTTGGGTAAACCAGGTAGAGGTAAAACAGGCGGTAAATGTGCTGGACAAGTGGGTAGAGCTTACTTTCGACTTTAGCCCATATGCTGAAAGGAAAGACTTGGACAGAGTTGTAATTCAGGTAGGAGGCGAAGGCAACTATATACCTGGCGTATTCTTCTTAGACGATTTCAGACTTGAGAAATAA
- a CDS encoding triple tyrosine motif-containing protein gives MLHLLLLVTSLHAQQYFFGNPIIRNYTPEAFKGGIQSWSIAQDAREVVYIANNFGLLEFDGATWNRYSVDNSTKVRSVHIGKNNRIYVGSQADFGYFKPGETGVLKYFSLADSLPQEYRNFDEVWRIYEINDCIYFLTFKYIYCYTPGKAVKVISTNSPLEFSFLVNKKIYSLAWNTGLSVLDGNRLNLVPGGEFFAQRQIASILPFDKEKLIIFTMRHGVYLYDGRTAVPFKLNDESLLKSSPINQVITLRDGSFAVATQNTGVVLLNREGEVLAHISKREGLLDNTVHTLYQDTQDNLWLGLNNGLSIIEVSSPFTRIDGTMGLSGTGYAAIKAGDAYYFGTNSGLFRLNKPKFNAKQLSLVPNSTGQVYHLRSISGQILMGHHNGPFVVEQDAARQIYPEKGAWDFISMPGNPDKLILGTYFGVRLLDAASGKLNLMNTFKGFEESSRVLDFDSNGDLWMAHGYKGLYRIKFDPDLKKIASIRFYNSKDGLPSDQLINMERVKNELIFPALYGIYRHDKATDKFVQDKALSALFKPDEHIVEMEEDIQGNIYFISDQRVGRLSFDKFGKPSIEEKLFNSIKDQLNDDLSYIHVLDLNNVLFGAKDGFIHFKADKVKEIKDFKTHLSSIVITSLNADSLLLFGRKIEEKEGTILPFDLNSLRFTYAASFFESPEKTRYQFFLENFDSGWSEWTNKTEKEYTNLPEGNYSFKVRAKNVYGAISEAKSFTFTVEPPFYRSKVSYVLYTFSGFLLIGLIFFQADKRFKKAKHLIIQDKEEMLSQKETELKEITTQSEQEIIRLRNEKLQFEVDHMNRELTYSTIHLMNKSELLNSIKLDLQGILKKGDKTSHQEELKKIIRSIDNNLNSEDDWKQFELHFNHVHGDFTNRLQERYPNLTPQEIKLCTYLRLNLTTKDIAQLLNISVRGVEISRYRLRKRLGLDRSENLTDFMLKF, from the coding sequence ATGCTGCACTTACTTTTGCTGGTAACAAGCCTGCATGCACAGCAGTATTTTTTTGGAAACCCTATCATCAGGAACTATACACCTGAAGCTTTTAAAGGTGGTATACAGAGCTGGAGCATAGCACAGGATGCACGTGAGGTAGTATATATAGCCAACAACTTTGGCCTGTTAGAATTCGATGGCGCTACCTGGAACAGGTACAGTGTAGATAATTCTACCAAAGTGCGCTCAGTGCATATTGGCAAGAATAACAGGATATATGTAGGGAGCCAGGCAGACTTCGGATATTTTAAGCCAGGAGAAACGGGTGTTCTGAAATACTTTTCATTAGCGGATAGCCTGCCACAAGAATACAGAAACTTTGATGAGGTGTGGCGGATCTATGAAATTAATGATTGCATTTACTTTCTGACCTTCAAGTACATTTACTGTTATACACCTGGAAAAGCTGTAAAAGTTATCTCAACAAACAGTCCACTGGAATTTTCTTTTCTGGTGAACAAAAAGATTTACTCTCTGGCCTGGAATACAGGGCTGTCGGTATTAGATGGAAACAGGCTCAACCTGGTTCCGGGAGGAGAGTTTTTTGCACAACGCCAAATTGCTTCTATTCTGCCTTTCGATAAAGAAAAGCTCATCATTTTTACAATGCGACATGGCGTATATTTATATGATGGAAGAACGGCGGTGCCTTTTAAATTAAACGATGAAAGCCTGCTGAAGAGTTCTCCAATCAACCAGGTGATCACGCTTCGGGATGGCTCCTTTGCTGTTGCTACACAGAATACAGGTGTGGTTCTTTTAAACAGAGAGGGTGAAGTGCTGGCGCATATATCTAAAAGAGAAGGCCTGCTGGATAATACTGTTCACACACTGTACCAGGACACGCAGGACAATTTGTGGTTAGGCCTGAACAATGGCCTATCTATTATTGAAGTTAGCTCTCCCTTCACCAGGATCGACGGTACAATGGGGCTTTCCGGTACAGGGTATGCTGCTATAAAGGCAGGTGATGCATATTACTTTGGTACCAATAGTGGCTTGTTCAGGCTTAATAAGCCCAAATTCAATGCAAAGCAACTGTCACTGGTGCCGAATAGCACAGGACAGGTATATCATCTGCGGAGTATCTCCGGCCAGATATTAATGGGGCACCACAATGGCCCTTTTGTGGTGGAACAGGATGCTGCCAGGCAAATATATCCCGAGAAAGGCGCATGGGACTTTATTTCTATGCCAGGAAACCCGGATAAGCTAATACTTGGAACATACTTTGGGGTAAGGCTTTTAGATGCTGCTTCAGGCAAACTGAACCTGATGAATACCTTTAAAGGATTTGAAGAGTCTTCGCGGGTGCTTGATTTTGATAGTAATGGCGATTTGTGGATGGCACATGGGTATAAAGGACTATATCGGATTAAGTTCGATCCCGATTTAAAGAAAATCGCTTCCATCAGGTTCTATAACTCCAAAGATGGTTTGCCTTCCGATCAGCTCATTAATATGGAGCGAGTGAAGAATGAGTTGATATTCCCTGCTTTGTATGGCATTTACAGGCATGATAAAGCTACCGATAAATTTGTGCAGGATAAAGCATTGTCAGCACTATTTAAGCCAGATGAACATATTGTGGAAATGGAGGAAGATATACAGGGGAATATTTATTTTATATCTGATCAGCGGGTGGGGCGCTTGTCGTTTGACAAGTTTGGGAAGCCTTCCATTGAAGAAAAATTGTTCAATAGTATAAAGGACCAGCTAAACGACGATCTGAGCTATATTCATGTGCTGGACCTCAACAACGTGCTTTTTGGTGCGAAGGATGGCTTTATCCACTTTAAAGCTGATAAGGTGAAAGAAATAAAAGATTTCAAAACACATTTATCCAGCATTGTAATCACTTCTCTGAATGCCGATTCTCTCTTATTGTTTGGAAGAAAGATAGAAGAGAAAGAAGGTACTATACTGCCTTTCGATCTGAATTCTTTGCGCTTTACGTATGCGGCCTCTTTTTTCGAAAGCCCTGAAAAAACCCGCTACCAATTCTTCCTGGAAAACTTTGACTCCGGATGGTCGGAGTGGACAAACAAAACAGAGAAAGAATATACCAATTTACCTGAAGGCAATTATTCCTTTAAGGTAAGGGCAAAGAATGTTTACGGAGCCATAAGCGAGGCAAAGAGCTTTACCTTTACAGTAGAGCCCCCTTTTTACCGCAGCAAGGTATCTTATGTTCTGTATACGTTCTCTGGCTTTTTACTGATCGGGTTGATTTTCTTTCAGGCCGACAAAAGGTTTAAGAAGGCAAAGCACCTGATCATACAAGACAAGGAGGAGATGCTGAGCCAAAAGGAAACCGAGCTGAAAGAAATAACCACTCAAAGCGAGCAGGAAATTATTCGGCTTCGCAATGAGAAACTGCAGTTTGAGGTAGACCACATGAACAGGGAATTAACCTACTCTACTATCCACCTGATGAACAAAAGTGAGCTGCTGAACAGCATAAAGCTGGACTTGCAGGGCATTTTAAAGAAAGGCGATAAAACCAGCCATCAGGAAGAGCTTAAAAAGATTATCCGCAGTATTGATAACAACTTAAACAGCGAAGATGACTGGAAGCAGTTTGAGCTGCACTTTAACCATGTTCACGGCGACTTCACAAACAGGCTTCAGGAGAGGTACCCTAACTTAACGCCTCAGGAAATAAAACTATGCACTTACTTGCGCCTCAACCTGACTACAAAAGACATAGCGCAACTGCTTAATATATCGGTGCGGGGAGTTGAAATAAGCCGTTACCGTTTGCGTAAGCGCCTTGGCCTTGACCGAAGCGAAAACCTGACTGATTTTATGCTGAAGTTTTAG
- a CDS encoding SDR family NAD(P)-dependent oxidoreductase, whose protein sequence is MPKIALVTGATSGIGRATAIALAKQGYQIIATGRRTERLQELQQDLADTPMLPLTFDVRDKEAVQQAIDSLPDAWKEIEVLVNNAGNAHGLSPIQEGSLEDWDAMLDINVKGLLYVSLAVMPLMVARKKGHIINIGSIAGKEVYANGNVYCASKHAVDAISKAMRIDMVHEGIKVSEVNPGLVETEFSEVRFKGDKERAAGVYKGLEPLRAEDIADVIAFIVSRPAHVNLAEVLILPTAQASATVLDKKL, encoded by the coding sequence ATGCCTAAAATTGCACTTGTTACCGGAGCAACGTCCGGTATAGGCAGGGCTACGGCCATTGCACTTGCCAAACAAGGTTATCAAATTATAGCTACAGGACGCAGAACAGAACGCCTGCAGGAGTTGCAGCAAGATTTAGCAGATACACCGATGCTGCCTTTAACATTTGATGTGCGGGATAAGGAAGCGGTGCAGCAAGCTATTGATTCTCTTCCTGATGCATGGAAAGAAATAGAAGTTCTGGTAAATAATGCCGGCAACGCGCATGGTTTGTCGCCCATACAGGAAGGTTCTCTGGAAGATTGGGATGCTATGCTGGATATAAATGTAAAAGGACTATTGTACGTCAGCCTGGCTGTGATGCCTTTGATGGTAGCTCGCAAAAAGGGGCATATCATTAATATAGGGTCTATAGCAGGGAAGGAAGTATACGCCAATGGCAATGTATACTGCGCTTCAAAGCATGCAGTAGATGCTATCTCCAAAGCCATGCGTATTGATATGGTGCACGAAGGTATTAAAGTATCGGAGGTGAATCCCGGATTGGTGGAAACTGAGTTTTCCGAAGTGCGCTTTAAGGGCGATAAAGAAAGAGCTGCAGGAGTATACAAAGGTTTAGAGCCGCTCAGAGCAGAGGATATTGCAGACGTGATAGCTTTTATCGTGAGCCGACCTGCACATGTAAACCTGGCTGAGGTTCTGATACTTCCAACAGCTCAGGCTTCTGCCACGGTGCTGGATAAGAAGCTTTAA
- a CDS encoding TonB-dependent receptor, which yields MKNLLLIFLLLTSGIVYAQNTITGKVTSAKEGDPLPGVSVVVKGTNVATTTNLEGNFQLNAPDNAETLVINFLGYLKVEEPIGNRSVINIALQEDVKTLEEVVVIGYGEQKKSVVTGAISSVKASDLENMPITRVEQALQGRTSGLTITQNSGQPGAASTVRVRGTTTIGNSDPLYVVDGVPVEGGIDYLNQSDIESIEVLKDAASQAIYGARAANGVILVTTKKGKSGQLSVNYNGFYGIQQPWRRLNLLNAREYATLFNEASIASGGAIRFEDPASLGEGTDWQDAVFNNSAPIQSHDVSLSGGGEKSTYFASFGYWDQEGIVASSNSKYNRITLRFNSNHKINKAITFGNNIGYTRTSSIGVETNSEWGSPLSRAINMDPLTPVIETDPARLSNPIFSNQPVVRDAYGRPYGISQYISSEILNPVAALQVAQGRGWADKIVSNAFVQIEPVSGLRLRSSIGADLAFWGDEGFNPVFYLNTTNNNTLNRYTRNSNRGLNWLWENTISYSRVLGAHDITLLAGTTAQRNYGENQGGAKTGLPVNHIDDASLNFPVTNENQFFWGGEYENVLSSIFGRVIYNYDEKYLFTGILRRDGSSRFGPNNKYGFFPSASLGWVVSRENFFPTNEVVNFLKVRGSYGIVGNNNIPNFQYLSTVGGGRNYTLGYPNPTLVNGVSPNRISNPDLKWEETSQFNIGFEATVFQDFSLTFDYYTKKTYGMLLGTDVPWYVGNTGPVANIADMNNMGYEFEVGYRKVLGDVNFSLNANASYLKNEVIFLGDERTFLTGQTFGPSGEQFTRTQVGYAVGSFYGFKNNGIFQNQEEVNQYKNIDGQILQPNAKPGDFRRVDVNGDGVISDDDRTIIGNPTPDWTYGLTASANWKGFDITVFGQGVAGNDVFQAIRRYDLQGANWTTAALGRWTGEGTSNTFPRLNLNDAEGNRNFSRSSDFYVEDGSYFRIKILQLGYSLPQGIISKVGLSKLRVYATGNNLLTFTKYSGFDPEIGGGSFGVDRGIYPQARSYMLGINVGF from the coding sequence ATGAAAAACCTATTACTTATCTTTTTATTACTGACTTCAGGAATAGTTTATGCTCAGAACACTATTACTGGTAAAGTCACTTCAGCTAAGGAAGGAGATCCTTTACCTGGTGTTAGTGTAGTTGTGAAAGGAACCAATGTTGCTACTACAACAAACTTAGAAGGTAACTTCCAGCTTAATGCTCCAGACAATGCAGAAACACTTGTTATTAACTTCCTTGGTTATCTTAAAGTCGAAGAGCCTATCGGTAATCGTTCTGTTATTAATATTGCTTTACAGGAAGATGTGAAGACACTGGAAGAAGTAGTTGTAATTGGTTATGGCGAGCAGAAAAAAAGCGTTGTAACCGGTGCTATATCTAGCGTCAAAGCTTCTGATTTAGAGAACATGCCAATTACTCGTGTTGAACAGGCTTTACAGGGAAGAACTTCAGGCCTTACTATTACTCAAAACTCTGGCCAGCCTGGTGCTGCATCTACTGTAAGAGTAAGAGGTACAACCACAATAGGAAACAGTGACCCACTATATGTTGTAGATGGTGTACCAGTAGAAGGAGGTATTGATTACCTGAACCAATCTGATATAGAATCTATAGAAGTTTTAAAAGATGCAGCCTCTCAAGCAATATATGGTGCACGTGCAGCTAATGGTGTTATACTAGTTACAACGAAAAAAGGAAAAAGCGGCCAGTTATCTGTTAACTACAATGGTTTCTATGGTATACAGCAGCCTTGGCGCCGTCTTAATTTACTAAATGCCCGTGAATATGCTACACTCTTTAATGAAGCAAGTATAGCTAGTGGTGGTGCTATTAGATTTGAAGATCCGGCCTCATTAGGTGAAGGCACCGACTGGCAGGATGCAGTTTTCAACAACAGCGCACCAATACAGAGCCACGATGTTAGCTTATCTGGTGGTGGTGAAAAATCAACATACTTTGCTTCTTTTGGTTATTGGGATCAGGAAGGTATCGTAGCTTCCTCAAACTCAAAGTATAACCGCATTACGCTCCGCTTCAACTCCAATCACAAAATTAACAAAGCAATCACATTTGGTAATAATATAGGTTATACACGAACCTCATCTATTGGAGTAGAGACTAACAGCGAATGGGGATCTCCATTATCCAGAGCAATTAACATGGATCCTCTGACACCTGTAATTGAAACAGATCCAGCAAGACTTAGCAACCCTATCTTCAGCAACCAGCCTGTGGTAAGAGATGCTTATGGCAGACCATATGGTATCTCTCAATATATATCTTCTGAAATTCTGAACCCTGTTGCAGCCCTTCAGGTAGCACAAGGCAGAGGATGGGCTGACAAAATTGTGAGCAATGCCTTTGTACAGATTGAACCCGTTAGCGGCTTAAGGCTAAGATCTTCGATAGGTGCCGACTTAGCTTTCTGGGGGGATGAAGGTTTTAACCCTGTCTTTTACCTGAATACTACCAATAACAATACCCTTAACAGGTATACCCGAAATAGCAACCGTGGACTGAACTGGTTGTGGGAAAACACTATATCTTATAGCAGAGTATTAGGTGCTCACGATATAACTTTACTTGCCGGAACAACAGCTCAAAGAAATTACGGCGAAAATCAGGGTGGTGCTAAAACAGGTTTACCAGTAAACCATATTGATGATGCTTCTTTAAACTTTCCTGTAACAAACGAGAACCAGTTCTTTTGGGGAGGAGAATACGAGAATGTCTTATCTTCGATTTTTGGAAGGGTAATTTATAACTACGATGAGAAATATCTGTTTACAGGTATTCTTCGCAGAGATGGTTCTTCTAGGTTTGGCCCAAACAACAAATATGGCTTTTTCCCTTCTGCGTCTTTAGGATGGGTTGTCTCACGTGAAAATTTCTTTCCAACTAATGAAGTAGTAAACTTCTTAAAAGTTAGAGGTTCTTATGGTATTGTTGGCAATAATAATATTCCCAATTTCCAATATTTATCCACAGTAGGTGGTGGTAGAAATTATACATTAGGTTATCCTAATCCAACCCTTGTAAATGGAGTAAGCCCAAATAGAATATCTAACCCTGACCTTAAATGGGAGGAAACATCTCAGTTCAACATTGGCTTTGAGGCTACTGTTTTCCAAGACTTTAGCTTAACCTTCGACTATTACACAAAAAAAACATATGGCATGCTGCTTGGCACAGATGTGCCTTGGTATGTAGGAAATACGGGGCCAGTTGCAAATATTGCTGACATGAACAACATGGGCTATGAATTTGAAGTGGGCTATCGTAAAGTGTTAGGCGATGTTAACTTTTCTTTAAATGCGAATGCATCATACTTGAAAAATGAGGTGATTTTCCTGGGGGATGAAAGAACTTTCCTTACAGGACAAACATTTGGCCCATCTGGAGAACAGTTTACTCGCACACAGGTTGGTTACGCAGTCGGTTCATTCTACGGGTTTAAAAACAATGGCATCTTTCAGAACCAGGAAGAAGTTAACCAGTACAAAAATATTGATGGTCAGATACTCCAGCCTAATGCAAAACCCGGCGACTTCAGAAGAGTGGATGTAAACGGAGACGGCGTTATTAGCGACGACGACCGCACTATTATTGGTAATCCAACACCGGATTGGACTTATGGTTTAACTGCCTCAGCTAATTGGAAAGGGTTTGATATAACAGTATTTGGACAGGGTGTAGCAGGTAACGATGTGTTCCAGGCTATCAGACGCTACGACTTACAGGGAGCTAACTGGACTACAGCTGCCTTAGGCCGCTGGACCGGTGAAGGAACATCAAACACTTTCCCTAGACTAAACCTGAATGATGCAGAAGGAAACAGAAACTTCAGCCGTAGCTCTGATTTTTATGTAGAGGATGGCTCTTATTTCCGCATCAAGATTTTACAACTGGGTTATTCGCTGCCACAAGGTATTATCAGCAAAGTTGGGTTAAGCAAACTACGCGTTTACGCAACAGGCAATAACCTACTTACCTTTACTAAATATAGCGGCTTCGATCCTGAAATTGGAGGAGGAAGTTTTGGTGTAGATAGGGGTATTTACCCTCAGGCTCGCTCATATATGCTAGGTATTAATGTTGGTTTTTAA
- a CDS encoding RagB/SusD family nutrient uptake outer membrane protein codes for MKLKNILYPALLLSGITVFSSCDREFLELQPRGTELEGNFYQNEEQVYQGLIAVYDVMQWGTSGGYTMKMPLLTVASDEAHAGGSDAADQPSWVRWDNFTVNPFDSPAPGLWQKSYTGIYRANLLLEKIETAPLSQAFKDRVIAETKTLRAYFYFDLVRYFGNVPLITATIPTNQLYSLEQSAPSVIFGQIEQDLNDAIPNLPATIPSGQRGRLSRYAALAILGKAIMHQNNNARMAEAAQIFNRVNTEGGYQLLQNYGDIFRPDNKFHSESILEIPHSNLAAWGDWGWVNGGEGNVAPQFIGIADYNGPTYSGGWGFAPISLSLVNALQGDPRFEHTIIDGKALKENGATYSARYQNTDYFIKKYAPISAYRSSVGTPELNWPINEIEIRLADTYLLEAEALVRSGGNTNRAKDLLDAVRGRVGLPSVAPTLDNIYRERQLELATEGHRFFDLVRTGRAATVLGPLGFQTGKHEWLPIPQQEIDITKGTLKQNPGYN; via the coding sequence ATGAAACTTAAAAATATTTTATATCCTGCCCTTTTATTATCAGGAATTACCGTATTCAGCTCCTGCGACAGAGAATTTCTTGAGCTACAGCCAAGAGGAACTGAGCTGGAAGGTAACTTTTACCAAAACGAAGAACAAGTATATCAAGGTCTGATAGCTGTTTATGATGTCATGCAATGGGGTACCAGTGGTGGCTACACCATGAAAATGCCCTTACTCACAGTAGCATCAGATGAAGCTCATGCCGGAGGTAGCGATGCAGCGGATCAACCAAGCTGGGTTCGCTGGGACAACTTTACTGTAAATCCTTTTGACAGTCCTGCACCCGGTTTATGGCAAAAGAGTTATACCGGTATATACCGCGCTAATCTTTTACTGGAGAAAATTGAGACTGCCCCACTAAGCCAGGCATTCAAAGACAGAGTAATTGCAGAGACTAAAACTTTAAGAGCATACTTTTACTTCGATTTGGTTCGCTACTTTGGTAATGTTCCGCTTATAACAGCAACTATTCCAACAAACCAGCTTTATAGTTTAGAACAATCTGCACCATCTGTTATTTTTGGTCAGATAGAGCAGGATTTAAACGATGCCATTCCAAACTTACCTGCAACGATTCCGTCAGGCCAAAGAGGCCGCTTATCGAGATATGCCGCTCTGGCAATTCTAGGCAAAGCCATAATGCACCAGAACAACAATGCACGCATGGCCGAAGCAGCTCAGATTTTTAACAGAGTCAACACAGAAGGCGGTTATCAGTTGCTACAGAATTATGGAGACATTTTCAGGCCCGATAATAAATTTCATTCTGAATCTATTCTGGAAATTCCTCATTCAAACCTGGCGGCCTGGGGAGACTGGGGTTGGGTAAACGGCGGAGAAGGCAATGTCGCTCCACAATTTATAGGAATAGCCGACTATAACGGCCCTACTTACTCTGGAGGTTGGGGATTTGCTCCAATTTCTTTAAGCTTGGTCAATGCTTTACAAGGTGATCCGCGTTTTGAGCATACTATCATAGATGGTAAAGCTCTAAAAGAAAACGGAGCAACTTATTCAGCTAGATACCAGAATACAGATTACTTTATTAAAAAATACGCACCAATTAGCGCTTATCGATCTTCGGTAGGTACGCCTGAGCTTAACTGGCCGATCAATGAAATTGAGATTAGGTTAGCAGATACTTATCTGTTAGAGGCAGAGGCTTTAGTTCGTAGTGGCGGCAATACCAACAGAGCAAAAGACTTGTTGGATGCTGTGCGAGGCCGTGTGGGTTTACCATCAGTTGCACCAACACTAGATAACATCTATCGGGAACGTCAACTGGAATTAGCAACAGAGGGACACCGCTTCTTTGACCTGGTACGCACAGGAAGAGCTGCAACAGTACTTGGTCCTCTTGGTTTCCAGACTGGTAAGCACGAGTGGCTGCCAATTCCACAACAAGAGATAGATATCACAAAAGGTACTCTTAAGCAAAACCCTGGTTACAATTAA
- a CDS encoding family 16 glycosylhydrolase — MPQPQGPPEDKAWTFETTPVWADEFEYTGQPDPAKWGYDIGGGGWGNNELQYYSDKRENSNVANGLLTITARKEASNSMQYTSARVISKNKGDFLYGRVEVKAKLPTGRGTWPAIWMLPTDWAYGNWPKSGEIDIMEHVGYDQNRVHITVHTEAYNHGIGTQVGQNKVVSTASTAFHLYRIDWTPYAIRGFIDNEQIFEFVNDGKGYRSWPFDKRFHILLNLAVGGNWGGAEGVDPDIYPKSMEIDYVRVYKMIEK; from the coding sequence ATGCCACAACCTCAGGGTCCGCCCGAAGACAAAGCCTGGACATTTGAAACTACTCCTGTGTGGGCCGATGAGTTTGAATATACAGGTCAGCCGGATCCGGCAAAATGGGGATACGACATTGGAGGCGGCGGCTGGGGCAACAACGAGTTGCAATACTATAGCGACAAAAGAGAAAACTCCAATGTAGCCAATGGCCTTTTAACTATAACGGCTCGAAAAGAAGCTTCTAATAGCATGCAATACACTTCTGCCAGAGTAATCAGCAAAAATAAAGGCGACTTTTTATACGGCAGAGTAGAGGTAAAAGCCAAATTGCCAACGGGCAGAGGTACCTGGCCTGCTATCTGGATGTTGCCAACCGACTGGGCGTACGGGAACTGGCCTAAATCAGGTGAAATTGATATTATGGAGCACGTAGGTTACGACCAGAATCGTGTGCATATTACAGTTCATACGGAGGCATATAACCATGGCATCGGCACACAGGTAGGGCAAAATAAGGTAGTTTCCACTGCCAGTACAGCGTTCCACCTTTACCGCATTGACTGGACACCCTATGCCATTCGCGGATTTATAGATAATGAACAGATTTTTGAATTCGTAAACGACGGCAAAGGCTACCGCTCCTGGCCATTTGATAAAAGATTCCATATATTGCTGAACCTGGCAGTAGGCGGCAATTGGGGAGGTGCCGAAGGAGTAGATCCGGATATTTACCCTAAATCAATGGAAATCGACTATGTTAGGGTTTATAAAATGATTGAAAAGTAA